In Funiculus sociatus GB2-C1, the following proteins share a genomic window:
- a CDS encoding tetratricopeptide repeat protein: MTNYIEEAKNLFSQGLAYLESKNFEVALTYFNQVIQLVSYHADAWACRALALGHLKRYQESIDSFDRALEFNPNDIRIWLNRGIALDEWGQHEKAIANYDKLLEIQPDNYEAWANKGNALAMLGRNPEAIACYDRATKINPNYYKAHSNRGNALVNLGKHQRAISSYKRALKINPDDPEVWYNLGCCFMVSGGDEDAIAAYDKAIEIKPNHTSAWTNKGTVASKLGRQQEAIACYDKALEIDPNETHTWNNRGLVLRRLGRIKEAIACYDKSVQCDPNNYEAWDNRGYALTKLGKYKDAMTSIEKSLEVNPNHANGIYNKGYCYALQGKVTLAVDYLQQAIQLNRAKYLPAAKTDPDLDCLRKNKRFQLLIGDIK, translated from the coding sequence ATGACAAACTACATAGAAGAAGCTAAAAATCTTTTTAGTCAAGGTTTGGCTTATTTAGAGTCAAAAAACTTTGAAGTTGCGCTTACTTATTTTAACCAAGTAATTCAGCTAGTATCTTACCATGCAGATGCCTGGGCTTGTCGGGCGCTGGCACTGGGACATTTAAAACGTTATCAAGAATCGATTGATAGCTTTGACAGGGCGCTTGAGTTTAATCCAAATGATATTCGTATATGGCTAAACAGAGGTATTGCACTGGATGAATGGGGGCAGCATGAGAAAGCGATCGCTAACTATGACAAATTACTGGAGATTCAACCAGACAATTACGAAGCTTGGGCAAATAAAGGTAATGCTCTAGCCATGTTGGGGCGGAATCCAGAAGCGATCGCTTGCTATGACAGAGCTACAAAAATCAATCCTAATTATTACAAAGCTCACAGCAATCGCGGCAATGCGCTGGTTAATTTAGGCAAACATCAACGGGCAATCTCTAGTTATAAAAGAGCGTTAAAAATTAATCCTGATGACCCGGAAGTATGGTATAATTTGGGCTGCTGTTTTATGGTTTCGGGCGGCGATGAAGATGCGATCGCGGCTTATGACAAAGCCATAGAAATCAAGCCAAACCATACAAGTGCTTGGACTAACAAAGGTACGGTAGCGTCTAAGTTAGGTCGCCAGCAAGAAGCGATCGCCTGCTACGATAAAGCCCTAGAAATAGATCCAAACGAGACTCACACCTGGAACAATCGTGGTTTAGTGCTGCGGAGATTGGGGCGAATAAAGGAAGCGATCGCCTGTTACGACAAATCTGTACAATGCGACCCAAATAATTATGAAGCTTGGGATAATCGCGGTTATGCCCTGACAAAATTGGGTAAGTATAAAGATGCGATGACAAGTATCGAGAAATCTTTAGAAGTTAATCCCAATCATGCTAACGGGATTTACAACAAAGGCTACTGTTACGCTTTGCAGGGAAAAGTCACATTAGCTGTCGATTATTTGCAGCAAGCAATTCAATTAAATCGTGCTAAATATCTACCTGCGGCTAAAACCGATCCAGATTTAGATTGTCTGCGTAAAAATAAGCGATTTCAGCTTTTGATTGGGGACATTAAGTGA
- the msrP gene encoding protein-methionine-sulfoxide reductase catalytic subunit MsrP produces the protein MAIIRIPESWEIPEREVTSEAAFFNRRRFLKSLIGASVGATILPILGCDDSSENMALEKTLNTAKLKANVNPAFSAVDRPVTDQSLAGQYNNFYEFGGTKSIWPAAQALPTDDWKVEVSGLVKNPRTYDLDDIKKTFPLEERIYRFRCVEAWSMVIPWIGFGMRELIAAVEPTSQAKFVRFTSYYDKNITTGPSFHLGKLPWPYTEGLRLDEMANELAFFAVGVYDHILPKQHGAPLRAVLPWKYGFKGAKSIAKIEFLDTQPATFWNTLDSHEYDFEANVNPTKPHPRWSQATEKFVSKGPKLTWEKRPTLPYNGYGEYVANLYV, from the coding sequence ATGGCAATAATTCGCATACCCGAATCCTGGGAAATTCCAGAACGAGAAGTAACATCAGAAGCCGCATTTTTTAATCGGCGTCGCTTTCTCAAATCGCTGATAGGTGCCAGCGTGGGAGCTACTATCCTGCCAATTCTCGGCTGCGATGATTCTTCTGAAAACATGGCACTAGAAAAAACATTAAATACAGCAAAATTAAAGGCAAATGTAAATCCCGCTTTTTCAGCAGTTGATCGTCCTGTCACTGACCAATCTCTAGCTGGACAATATAACAACTTTTATGAATTTGGCGGCACAAAATCGATTTGGCCCGCAGCGCAGGCATTACCAACCGATGACTGGAAAGTTGAAGTCAGCGGTTTGGTGAAAAACCCCCGCACCTACGACTTAGACGATATCAAGAAAACATTTCCTCTAGAGGAGCGCATTTACCGCTTTCGCTGCGTGGAAGCGTGGTCAATGGTGATTCCGTGGATTGGATTTGGGATGCGTGAGCTTATCGCCGCCGTCGAACCAACCAGCCAAGCCAAATTCGTTCGTTTTACCTCATATTACGACAAAAATATTACCACTGGCCCTAGCTTCCACTTAGGTAAATTACCTTGGCCTTATACTGAAGGTTTGCGCCTTGATGAAATGGCGAATGAATTAGCGTTTTTTGCAGTAGGCGTTTACGATCATATCCTGCCAAAACAGCACGGTGCGCCGCTAAGAGCCGTGTTGCCTTGGAAATATGGTTTTAAAGGCGCAAAATCTATCGCCAAAATCGAATTTCTTGACACTCAACCCGCCACATTTTGGAACACACTAGACTCGCATGAATATGATTTTGAGGCGAATGTAAATCCCACAAAACCTCATCCCCGCTGGTCGCAAGCAACCGAAAAATTTGTCAGTAAAGGGCCAAAGCTGACATGGGAAAAACGACCGACTCTCCCTTACAACGGTTATGGGGAATATGTAGCAAATTTGTATGTTTAA
- a CDS encoding tetratricopeptide repeat protein, whose protein sequence is MPDSMTQTIQLEAEFFFQQGLRQLQAEKFEAAISSLDNALKCKPDYTDALSQRGFALGNLGRHEEAIASFENALAIQPDASWVWFNRGIALGKLGRYYDALNSFDRAIEFNPDASAAWHNRGITLVDWGQYEKAVKSFDRTLQLRPDAYWAWYNRGNALSSLGKYLEALNSFDRAIEFKPDSANAWHNRGIALSDWGNYEKAISSFERTIEIKPDYYKAWFNKSVALGKLGRYVEAIACCDRALELKPDYPTAWYNKACYSAKVSQIEIAIASLEQAISLSPEKYRHLAKHDSDFDNIRASKPFEALILAESD, encoded by the coding sequence ATGCCAGATTCTATGACACAAACTATACAACTCGAAGCAGAATTCTTTTTCCAGCAGGGATTGCGCCAGCTCCAGGCAGAAAAATTTGAGGCAGCAATCTCTAGTTTAGACAACGCCCTGAAGTGTAAGCCCGATTATACCGATGCCTTGTCCCAGCGGGGCTTTGCTCTAGGAAACTTAGGTCGCCACGAAGAAGCGATCGCTTCTTTTGAAAACGCTCTGGCAATTCAGCCAGATGCCTCCTGGGTTTGGTTCAACCGGGGAATTGCCCTAGGAAAATTAGGCCGCTACTACGATGCGCTAAACAGCTTTGACCGAGCCATTGAGTTCAATCCGGACGCTTCCGCCGCTTGGCACAATCGCGGCATTACACTGGTTGACTGGGGTCAGTATGAAAAAGCAGTGAAGAGCTTCGACCGTACCCTGCAACTGCGACCAGATGCTTACTGGGCATGGTACAACCGAGGCAATGCCCTATCCAGCTTAGGAAAATACCTCGAAGCGCTCAACAGCTTTGATAGAGCGATTGAGTTTAAGCCGGATTCCGCCAATGCTTGGCACAACCGGGGCATTGCCCTGAGTGACTGGGGCAACTATGAAAAGGCAATTTCCAGCTTCGAGAGAACTATCGAAATTAAACCCGACTACTACAAAGCTTGGTTTAATAAAAGCGTTGCTCTAGGGAAATTAGGGCGCTACGTCGAAGCGATCGCCTGTTGCGATCGCGCTTTAGAACTTAAACCGGATTATCCCACTGCCTGGTATAACAAAGCTTGTTACAGCGCCAAGGTTAGCCAAATTGAGATAGCGATCGCTTCCTTAGAACAAGCCATAAGTCTATCTCCAGAAAAATACCGCCATCTGGCAAAACACGATTCAGATTTTGACAACATTCGGGCCTCAAAGCCGTTTGAAGCTCTCATACTCGCCGAAAGCGATTAA
- a CDS encoding aspartate ammonia-lyase codes for MTQTTGSTYRIEKDSMGERQIPETAYYGIQTLRAMENFPISGLKPLPTYVDACVLIKKATAIANGELGCIPAEISQAIVQAADEVLAGKFRDQFVVDVYQAGAGTSHHMNVNEVLSNRALELLGDEKGNYQRVSPNDHVNYGQSTNDVIPTAIRIGALVALEKTLFPALSDAIAALDNKAEEFQDIVKSGRTHLQDAVPVRLGESFRAWAQILSDHLIRIERASEDLMILGLGGSAAGTGLNTHPQYCDRVAQLLSRLIDQPLRPAPHLMAAMQSMAPFVNVSGAMRNLAQDCVKISHDLRLMDSGPKTGLKEIQLPPVQPGSSIMPGKYNPVMAEMTTMVCFQVMGYDNAIALAASAGQLELNVMMPLIAYNLIHSIEILGNTLAALTTRCLEGITANRDRCLAYAEGSLALVTALNPHIGYLNAAAVAKESLETGKSLRQIVLERGLMSSEELAKVLDLEEMSAMPEAKIN; via the coding sequence ATGACTCAAACAACAGGTTCAACCTACCGGATTGAAAAAGATTCAATGGGAGAGCGGCAGATTCCTGAAACTGCTTACTATGGCATTCAGACACTGCGGGCGATGGAAAATTTTCCGATAAGTGGGCTGAAGCCTTTGCCTACCTACGTCGATGCTTGCGTGTTGATTAAGAAAGCAACTGCGATCGCTAACGGGGAACTTGGCTGCATTCCCGCCGAGATCAGTCAGGCAATTGTCCAAGCAGCTGATGAAGTCCTGGCTGGGAAGTTCCGCGATCAGTTTGTTGTGGATGTCTATCAGGCGGGTGCAGGAACGTCGCACCATATGAATGTCAATGAAGTGCTAAGCAATCGGGCGCTAGAACTGCTGGGCGATGAGAAAGGCAATTACCAGCGCGTCAGCCCCAACGACCACGTAAACTATGGTCAGTCTACTAACGATGTGATTCCTACAGCGATTAGAATTGGGGCGTTGGTGGCTTTGGAAAAAACGCTTTTCCCTGCATTGTCGGATGCGATCGCTGCTTTAGACAACAAAGCTGAGGAATTTCAGGATATCGTCAAATCTGGCAGAACTCACCTACAAGACGCGGTTCCAGTGCGACTCGGCGAGAGCTTCCGCGCTTGGGCGCAAATTCTCTCAGACCACTTGATCCGCATAGAGCGAGCATCTGAAGATTTGATGATACTCGGTTTGGGTGGCTCGGCGGCGGGAACTGGACTAAATACCCATCCTCAGTATTGCGATCGCGTTGCCCAATTATTGTCAAGATTAATCGACCAACCCTTGCGCCCCGCCCCGCATCTGATGGCGGCAATGCAGAGTATGGCACCTTTTGTCAACGTTTCCGGTGCGATGCGGAACCTAGCGCAGGATTGCGTCAAGATATCCCACGACTTACGACTGATGGATTCGGGGCCAAAAACTGGTTTAAAAGAAATTCAGTTACCGCCAGTGCAACCGGGATCTTCGATTATGCCAGGGAAGTATAACCCGGTGATGGCAGAGATGACGACGATGGTGTGTTTTCAGGTGATGGGATATGACAATGCGATCGCGCTTGCTGCCTCTGCCGGACAATTAGAGTTAAATGTGATGATGCCGCTGATTGCTTATAACCTAATTCACAGTATCGAAATTTTGGGAAATACTCTAGCAGCACTCACTACACGATGCTTAGAGGGAATTACCGCCAATCGCGATCGCTGTCTCGCCTACGCAGAAGGAAGTCTCGCCCTCGTCACCGCCCTCAATCCTCACATCGGCTATCTTAATGCCGCTGCGGTTGCCAAAGAATCCCTCGAAACTGGCAAATCTCTAAGACAAATTGTACTAGAACGAGGTTTGATGAGTTCTGAAGAACTAGCCAAAGTTTTAGACTTAGAGGAAATGAGCGCCATGCCAGAAGCCAAGATTAATTAG